A portion of the Brevundimonas pondensis genome contains these proteins:
- a CDS encoding methyltransferase domain-containing protein, with translation MSAPAWDPKQYNRFEAQRDRAALDLLVRLPEDFAPTEIWDLGCGAGQHAALLKRRHPTAHVHGMDSSTAMLEQARALSVEVDWSAGDIASWTPTRPADLILANASLQWLADHAALFARLAGTLAPGGLLAVQMPMAWETRHHTIMRETAADGPWAPLLAGVDTIAPLLPAEVYYEALAPLCDDIDIWSTTYLHVLTGDDAVLEWMKGTALRPYLTALDGEPSARDAFLEALGRRLSAAFPRRAQGQTLLPFPRLFLVAQRR, from the coding sequence ATGTCCGCACCTGCGTGGGACCCCAAGCAATACAATCGTTTTGAAGCCCAGCGCGACCGCGCCGCGCTAGATCTGCTGGTGCGCCTGCCCGAGGATTTCGCGCCGACCGAGATCTGGGATCTGGGTTGCGGCGCGGGCCAGCACGCGGCCCTGCTGAAACGCCGCCATCCGACCGCCCATGTTCATGGCATGGATTCCAGTACGGCCATGCTGGAGCAGGCCCGCGCCCTGTCGGTCGAAGTCGACTGGTCTGCCGGCGACATCGCCAGCTGGACGCCGACCAGGCCCGCTGATCTGATTCTGGCCAATGCCTCGCTGCAATGGTTGGCGGATCACGCGGCCCTTTTCGCGCGCCTGGCCGGGACCCTGGCGCCCGGCGGTCTGCTGGCGGTGCAGATGCCGATGGCCTGGGAGACGCGCCACCACACGATCATGCGTGAGACGGCGGCGGACGGTCCGTGGGCGCCGCTGCTGGCGGGGGTGGACACGATCGCGCCCCTGCTGCCGGCGGAGGTCTATTATGAGGCACTGGCGCCGCTGTGCGACGATATCGACATCTGGTCGACGACCTATCTGCACGTGCTGACGGGCGACGACGCTGTGCTGGAATGGATGAAGGGCACGGCGCTGCGGCCTTACCTGACCGCCCTGGATGGCGAGCCGTCGGCGCGGGACGCCTTTCTCGAGGCGCTGGGCCGGCGGTTGTCAGCGGCCTTCCCTAGACGGGCGCAGGGGCAGACTCTTCTACCATTTCCTCGTCTGTTTCTTGTGGCGCAAAGGCGTTGA
- a CDS encoding M48 family metallopeptidase: MSLGACAYNETLGRNQFLIVDDSALIQQSRAAWAETLRTQKVSSNAAQNARVRRVGDRIVQAARLTDRHWDYAVFEDTTPNAFVLPSGHIGVTTGLLNMAKNDDQLATVIGHEVGHVVARHAAERSSTNAATGLVLGAVQSQAGDYGQAVQAFGGLGAQLGVLLPFSRSHELEADRLGVDYLAAAGYKPSEAVALWRTMAQQRQSSTPQFASTHPSDQTRIAALEQYIASRGWN; the protein is encoded by the coding sequence GTGAGCCTCGGCGCTTGCGCCTACAATGAAACCCTGGGCCGCAATCAGTTCCTGATCGTGGACGACAGCGCCTTGATCCAGCAGTCGCGCGCCGCCTGGGCCGAGACGCTTCGCACCCAGAAGGTGTCGAGCAACGCCGCACAGAACGCCCGCGTACGCCGCGTCGGCGACCGTATCGTCCAGGCGGCGCGCCTGACGGATCGTCACTGGGACTATGCGGTGTTCGAGGACACGACGCCCAACGCCTTCGTGCTGCCATCGGGCCACATCGGTGTGACGACGGGGCTGCTGAACATGGCCAAGAACGACGATCAGCTGGCGACCGTCATCGGTCACGAGGTGGGTCACGTCGTCGCGCGTCATGCCGCCGAGCGATCCTCGACCAACGCCGCTACGGGCCTGGTTCTGGGAGCCGTGCAGAGCCAGGCCGGGGACTATGGTCAGGCGGTTCAGGCCTTTGGCGGTCTGGGCGCGCAACTGGGCGTCTTGCTGCCCTTCTCGCGCAGCCATGAGCTGGAGGCCGATCGTCTTGGCGTCGATTACCTGGCGGCCGCCGGCTACAAGCCTTCGGAAGCCGTGGCCTTGTGGCGCACCATGGCCCAGCAGCGTCAGTCCTCGACCCCGCAGTTCGCCTCGACCCACCCGTCGGATCAGACGCGGATCGCCGCGCTGGAGCAGTACATCGCCAGTCGGGGATGGAACTGA